GTCATTTACACCGACGTCTTACAGGGCGTCATCTCCCTGGCGTTTGGCGTCATCGCCGTGGTCGCCCTGCTCTACCTCGCGGGTGGCTACGGGAAAGTCGTTGAGGCGCTGCCGCCAAAGATGACCCACTTCTCTTACGACGGCGTCACCCTTGGGCTGTTCTTCGGCTGGTTCATCTTCATGGCCTCCCATCCCCTCACCCTGGGAGACCGCATGACCCGGATGTACACCATCAAAAGCCTGGACGATTTCCGCAAGAACGTCATGCTTGTCGCGTTCTTGCTCCTGGTGATGTCGCTCATCTTCGCCATCCTGGGGCTGACCAGCTACGTATTTGCCGGCCCCGGCCTGAACATGGACCAGGCCATCCTTGTCACGATCCAGAAGCAAGTGCCCTGGCTCATGCCGTTGCTGGTGGTGACCGTCTGGGCATGCGGCATGTCCACTCTCGACTCAGGGCTCATCGGGGCGAACGCGATTCTGTCCAAGGACATCGTCCGGGGCTACATCAAAAAGGACATCTCGCAGCGGCAGTCCGTTCTGCTCGGAAAGTGGGCCATGTTGGTTTTCGGCCTCTTGGCCTTCCTGATCGCCCTTTTCCGGCCACCCTACATTTGGGCCCTGGTCAAACTGGTGGTCATGTTCCACATGCAGTTCTTGCCTCTCCTGATCGGAGGCCTGTACTGGAAGCGGGCCTCCAAGATCGGTGCCGAGGTGGGCTGGATCGTAGGGGTGGCGCTGGGCGTCTACTACACCTTCTTCGCGGGAGGACCGCCGCCCATCATCAACGTTGGCGGCGCCCCGGCACCCGGGGTTTTCGCGCTGATCGTCAACGCGGTCCTCTTCGTGGTCATCTCCTTCATCGCCTCACCGGTACCCGCAGAGCACAGGGCCAAGTTCGAGAAGGCCTGGAACGGGGAAACGACCGCGAACAGGTAAGGTAAAGCAGCCCGGAGAGGTGAGGCGAGATAGAATGAGAGAGGAAACGTACACCCGCATGTAGATCGTTTCCTGTGCATGGCGGATCACGGATTCGCCATGCACAGGGTATTCTCCTATCTCGACAAGCCCATCGACAATGAAACGCTTCTGGCCTATGCGC
This DNA window, taken from bacterium, encodes the following:
- a CDS encoding sodium:solute symporter family protein, which translates into the protein MDWSSPYVILGSIAVYLAATLWVAYKWSSGGDSEEDYYVAGRGVGFIPNSFSIVATVMSGGIYLGTVGWFYLKGVSFLGYGFAYAFMVFPLWFIGKRLWPVGQVFNYSTSQDFYGDFYQSEFLRLLGAVGTIIFLVPYFASNAVALGTVLERFAGIPYIWGVVILLVVGVGYTLYGGMRAVIYTDVLQGVISLAFGVIAVVALLYLAGGYGKVVEALPPKMTHFSYDGVTLGLFFGWFIFMASHPLTLGDRMTRMYTIKSLDDFRKNVMLVAFLLLVMSLIFAILGLTSYVFAGPGLNMDQAILVTIQKQVPWLMPLLVVTVWACGMSTLDSGLIGANAILSKDIVRGYIKKDISQRQSVLLGKWAMLVFGLLAFLIALFRPPYIWALVKLVVMFHMQFLPLLIGGLYWKRASKIGAEVGWIVGVALGVYYTFFAGGPPPIINVGGAPAPGVFALIVNAVLFVVISFIASPVPAEHRAKFEKAWNGETTANR